A stretch of Nonomuraea africana DNA encodes these proteins:
- a CDS encoding ABC transporter substrate-binding protein: protein MKMIKTLACLALAATACSTSGGGTTGAASSDQVLTLAAAGQGPAKAAVAAFEKANPGVTVKTSFTEDDASYQQQLRTQLASGTAPDVFRMWPGGGNTMAVRDLGEDGMLMDLSGEGWAGGLSADLKSVTSDPSGKVVAVPVTIGAIGAVWNDQALRASGLSKPTTWPEVLRFCEDAKAKGVVPFALGLKSAWVTQLVPYALTASLVYGPDPGFTQRQKDGTATFAGSQWKQALEKYLRMREKGCFNDSPNGVGYDEQMQMFGQGKALGVVHVLSAVQSALEFAPKGTTFSMSPFPATDSADGTYVPVSVGIVYGVNAKAKNPALARKFMQFLASPEGQALYATASGSSPALSSPSFKADALQQPVLDAVEAGRSTLYPDQAWPNPKVQQEHLTSIQELFNGTVDVPAVLARMDKAFGAAN, encoded by the coding sequence ATGAAGATGATCAAGACGTTGGCCTGCCTGGCTCTGGCGGCCACCGCCTGCTCCACCTCGGGCGGCGGCACCACCGGCGCCGCCTCGTCCGACCAGGTGCTGACACTGGCCGCCGCGGGCCAGGGCCCGGCCAAGGCCGCGGTGGCGGCGTTCGAGAAGGCCAACCCCGGCGTCACCGTGAAGACGAGCTTCACCGAGGACGACGCCTCCTACCAGCAGCAGCTCCGCACCCAGCTCGCCTCGGGGACCGCGCCTGACGTGTTCCGCATGTGGCCTGGTGGCGGCAACACGATGGCCGTGCGGGACCTGGGCGAAGACGGCATGCTCATGGACCTGTCCGGCGAGGGCTGGGCCGGCGGCCTGAGCGCCGACCTCAAGTCCGTGACCAGCGACCCGTCCGGCAAGGTGGTAGCCGTCCCGGTGACGATCGGCGCCATCGGCGCGGTATGGAACGACCAGGCGCTCCGGGCCAGCGGGCTGAGCAAGCCGACGACGTGGCCGGAGGTCCTGCGGTTCTGCGAGGACGCCAAGGCCAAGGGCGTCGTGCCGTTCGCGCTCGGCCTGAAGTCCGCCTGGGTGACCCAGCTCGTGCCGTACGCGCTGACCGCCTCCCTCGTCTACGGCCCCGACCCCGGCTTCACCCAGCGGCAGAAGGACGGCACGGCCACCTTCGCCGGCTCGCAGTGGAAGCAGGCGCTGGAGAAGTACCTGCGGATGCGCGAGAAGGGCTGCTTCAACGACAGCCCCAACGGCGTCGGCTACGACGAGCAGATGCAGATGTTCGGCCAGGGCAAGGCCCTCGGCGTGGTGCACGTGCTGTCGGCGGTGCAGTCGGCGCTCGAGTTCGCCCCGAAGGGCACCACCTTCTCCATGTCCCCGTTCCCCGCGACCGACAGCGCCGACGGCACCTACGTGCCGGTGTCGGTGGGCATCGTCTACGGCGTCAACGCCAAGGCCAAGAACCCGGCGCTGGCCAGGAAGTTCATGCAGTTCCTCGCCTCTCCCGAGGGCCAGGCCCTGTACGCCACGGCCTCGGGCAGCAGCCCCGCGCTGAGCAGCCCGTCCTTCAAGGCCGACGCGCTGCAGCAGCCGGTGCTCGACGCGGTCGAGGCCGGCCGGTCCACGCTCTACCCGGACCAGGCCTGGCCCAACCCGAAGGTCCAGCAGGAGCACCT